One genomic window of Wolbachia endosymbiont (group B) of Eucosma cana includes the following:
- a CDS encoding ferredoxin family protein produces MTHFITDKCIKCKYTDCVEVCPVDCFYEGKNMLVINPDECIDCGVCIPECPVDAIVTDDSIKDIIELDEGLLNNEQKIFKSFYNINVEYSQKWPNITAKKQPLDTAEEYKEKKDKTAYFDENLGS; encoded by the coding sequence ATGACGCATTTTATTACGGATAAATGCATAAAATGTAAATATACGGACTGTGTAGAAGTATGTCCCGTTGACTGCTTCTATGAAGGTAAAAACATGCTCGTGATTAACCCAGATGAATGTATTGATTGTGGAGTGTGTATACCTGAGTGTCCAGTGGATGCGATTGTAACTGATGATTCCATAAAAGATATTATAGAACTAGACGAAGGCTTGCTGAACAATGAACAAAAAATCTTTAAATCATTTTACAACATAAACGTAGAATATTCGCAAAAGTGGCCAAACATTACAGCTAAAAAGCAACCCCTAGATACAGCAGAAGAGTATAAAGAAAAAAAGGATAAGACAGCTTATTTTGATGAAAATTTAGGGTCATAG
- a CDS encoding IS630 family transposase (programmed frameshift) — protein sequence MALRSKLLDEEVVKSAKEMLKKVRNNAYVSKKLNAVIAAKKYSITSVAKIYCISRKALTSWIKLLKFGREEKLFAPRSRRRKTKLNQAQLQQIEAWIEENPNITIKEMRIRIQEKFDLNISKSTVHRHMQKMKFSYITPRPVHNVQDKSKQEEFKKNLNEVIGKYPEKELFFFDESRFGTHSKVGHGWFKKGTRTRVKIKLGRHNFYLYSAVNPKNGESFSLFAPNVNTDCMNIFLEQMLQYLGTREAVLVMDCASWHKSKNLKVPKNIEIIYLPPYSPELNPVERLWLYIKQNILRNKIYSTIALLESTLCKFLTSLATSTIKQLCSVSYLTPQQ from the exons ATGGCACTCAGATCAAAATTATTGGATGAAGAAGTAGTAAAATCAGCAAAAGAGATGCTGAAGAAAGTAAGGAATAATGCATATGTTTCAAAAAAACTAAACGCTGTAATTGCAGCAAAAAAGTACAGTATAACGTCTGTAGCAAAAATATATTGCATTTCAAGAAAGGCACTAACTTCGTGGATAAAACTCTTGAAATTTGGCAGAGAAGAAAAACTGTTTGCTCCTCGATCACGCCGAAGAAAAACTAAATTAAATCAGGCTCAACTACAGCAAATTGAAGCATGGATAGAAGAAAACCCTAATATTACCATTAAAGAAATGAGAATAAGAATACAGGAAAAGTTCGACTTAAATATTAGCAAATCTACAGTACACCGCCATATGCAAAAGATGAAATTTTCATATATTACACCAAGACCAGTACACAACGTACAAGATAAAAGTAAACAAGAGGAATTC AAAAAAAATCTCAATGAAGTTATTGGAAAGTATCCTGAAAAAGAGCTATTTTTCTTTGATGAATCAAGGTTTGGCACACATTCGAAAGTTGGGCATGGATGGTTTAAAAAAGGTACTAGAACTCGGGTTAAAATAAAGTTAGGTAGGCATAATTTTTATCTCTACAGTGCAGTTAATCCTAAAAATGGAGAGAGTTTTAGCTTATTTGCACCAAATGTTAACACTGATTGCATGAATATATTTCTTGAGCAAATGTTGCAATATCTAGGGACAAGAGAAGCTGTTCTTGTTATGGACTGTGCTAGTTGGCATAAGTCAAAAAATTTAAAGGTACCTAAAAACATTGAGATTATATACCTACCTCCATATTCACCTGAACTTAATCCTGTTGAGAGGCTTTGGTTATATATAAAACAGAACATTTTGCGCAATAAAATATACAGTACTATTGCTTTGCTTGAGAGCACTTTATGCAAATTTCTTACCTCTCTTGCTACTTCTACAATTAAACAACTCTGCTCTGTTTCCTATTTGACTCCACAACAATGA
- a CDS encoding D-alanine--D-alanine ligase, whose product MLMVPTIAILSGGFSCEREISLMSGKAVKKVLDSLSYNAIEIDVDSNIAEKLRKINLGLAFIALHGPYGEDGCIQGLLEILGIKYTHSGVMASAVAMNKVMSKHIFHSLNIDTPRGYVISREDVLKNNIKVDYPYVLKPINEGSSIGVHMIFSHEDYLELKNNSSTIMEKMIIEEYIPGIELHTAVLLNEAIGTMEIRPKNKFYDYEAKYTDGFAEHIFPAKIPDNIYRMTLEHALKVHQFLGCKTVSRSDFRYNPKNNTLKMLEINTHPGFTELSLVPEIAKLTKGIDFNELVKIIVEDSLHYRSIRDQANVEQCY is encoded by the coding sequence GTGCTTATGGTTCCAACTATAGCAATTTTAAGTGGTGGATTTTCTTGCGAAAGAGAAATATCGCTTATGAGCGGAAAAGCAGTAAAGAAGGTGCTTGATAGCCTTTCATATAATGCAATAGAAATAGATGTTGATAGCAACATTGCTGAAAAGCTTAGAAAAATTAATCTGGGCCTTGCTTTTATTGCTCTACATGGACCTTATGGTGAAGATGGCTGTATTCAAGGTTTATTGGAAATCTTAGGTATAAAATATACACACTCCGGAGTTATGGCTTCGGCTGTTGCTATGAATAAAGTGATGTCAAAGCATATATTCCATTCTCTTAATATCGACACTCCAAGAGGTTATGTAATTAGTCGAGAAGATGTGCTAAAAAATAATATTAAAGTTGATTATCCGTACGTCTTAAAACCGATTAACGAAGGCTCAAGCATTGGAGTACACATGATTTTCTCACATGAGGATTACTTAGAGCTGAAAAATAACAGTTCTACTATAATGGAAAAGATGATCATAGAAGAATACATACCGGGTATAGAGTTACATACTGCTGTGTTGCTGAATGAAGCAATTGGCACTATGGAAATACGACCAAAAAATAAATTCTATGATTATGAAGCAAAGTATACAGATGGATTTGCAGAACATATATTTCCTGCTAAAATTCCTGACAACATATATAGAATGACCTTGGAACACGCACTAAAAGTTCATCAATTTTTAGGATGCAAAACTGTTTCCCGCTCAGATTTCCGTTATAATCCCAAAAATAACACTTTAAAAATGCTTGAGATTAATACACATCCTGGCTTTACTGAATTATCGTTAGTACCAGAAATTGCAAAATTGACAAAAGGAATTGATTTTAATGAATTAGTCAAAATTATTGTCGAAGACAGTTTACATTACAGGAGTATTAGAGATCAAGCCAATGTTGAACAATGTTACTAG
- a CDS encoding cell division protein FtsQ/DivIB — protein MLNNVTRNQRSFLRKCAFMIITALFLTLVLYSSLDKITNRFNYYFTWCNDRLSSLLISNGFSIDKVTVTGNKFTNEQDILSLVDRTQPIMYISLSKLTDNIQSVSKWIKYVRIYRILPSTLQIDIDEHTPFALWKDDNRTSVIDSEGKVIVDDYQIDNLVIIKGQNSLSNLKFIKDILERKTQLSDHISSCVYVGNRRWNIILDNSATVKLPEDNPYSAWDYLSHLQNTTDFTFSNWSIIDMRVADKIFVKR, from the coding sequence ATGTTGAACAATGTTACTAGAAACCAAAGGAGTTTTTTGCGCAAGTGTGCTTTCATGATTATAACTGCACTTTTCCTTACACTAGTACTTTATAGTTCACTTGATAAAATAACAAATCGATTCAATTACTACTTTACTTGGTGTAACGATCGCTTATCGAGCTTATTAATTAGCAATGGATTTTCAATCGACAAAGTAACCGTTACTGGAAACAAATTTACAAATGAACAGGACATTCTAAGTTTAGTAGACAGAACGCAACCTATCATGTACATATCCCTCTCAAAACTAACAGATAATATACAATCTGTAAGCAAATGGATAAAATATGTAAGAATTTACAGGATTTTGCCCAGTACCTTACAAATTGATATAGATGAACATACACCCTTCGCTCTCTGGAAAGATGATAACAGAACTTCAGTAATTGACTCTGAAGGTAAAGTAATCGTAGATGATTACCAGATAGATAACCTAGTTATAATCAAAGGACAAAATTCGTTATCAAATCTAAAATTCATTAAAGATATACTAGAGAGGAAAACTCAATTAAGTGATCATATTTCTTCTTGTGTTTATGTAGGCAATAGAAGATGGAATATCATACTCGATAACAGTGCCACAGTAAAATTGCCTGAAGATAATCCTTATAGCGCATGGGATTATTTAAGCCACTTGCAAAATACAACCGACTTTACTTTTAGCAATTGGAGCATAATTGATATGCGTGTTGCCGATAAAATTTTTGTAAAAAGGTAG
- a CDS encoding DUF6290 family protein, which produces MADSGINVTFNSEISECLAGLAKIRNKPVQKLVEELMQEAIENEEDKILIERAAELNVPGTETVDLKDVKWD; this is translated from the coding sequence ATGGCGGATTCAGGAATCAACGTAACTTTCAATAGTGAAATTTCAGAGTGTCTTGCTGGGCTAGCTAAAATAAGAAATAAGCCCGTTCAAAAGCTAGTAGAGGAGCTGATGCAAGAAGCGATTGAAAATGAGGAAGATAAAATACTAATTGAACGTGCTGCTGAACTTAATGTTCCAGGTACAGAAACAGTTGATCTAAAAGACGTCAAGTGGGACTAA
- a CDS encoding type II toxin-antitoxin system RelE family toxin: protein MGLKRYKIKFLKNVSKKDLPALPKTIKLRIEEIVKERLTVNPIDLGESLRYKLKGHRRLRTGDYRIMYHVNAAKYEVTIVSIKHRKDIYES from the coding sequence GTGGGACTAAAGCGCTATAAGATTAAGTTCCTAAAAAATGTTAGTAAGAAAGATCTACCAGCTCTTCCAAAAACAATAAAGTTAAGAATTGAAGAAATAGTAAAAGAGCGCCTTACGGTTAATCCAATTGATCTTGGTGAATCGTTGCGTTACAAACTCAAAGGGCACAGAAGATTGAGAACTGGTGATTATCGTATTATGTATCATGTAAATGCTGCAAAATATGAAGTAACCATTGTTTCAATAAAACACAGGAAAGACATTTATGAATCCTAG
- a CDS encoding DnaB-like helicase C-terminal domain-containing protein, whose amino-acid sequence MLLYRDSYYKIGSNNELEINVAKNRSGSTGKVTVPYQVNTGRILI is encoded by the coding sequence TTGCTGCTCTACAGAGACAGCTACTATAAAATAGGCTCTAATAACGAACTGGAGATAAACGTTGCAAAGAATAGAAGTGGCTCAACCGGCAAAGTTACAGTGCCTTATCAAGTTAATACCGGAAGGATATTAATCTAG
- a CDS encoding IS3-like element ISWpi17 family transposase (programmed frameshift): MATKKYEPELKAKIALEAIKNQKSTAEICSEYKIPSTNLYDWRDRVLARLKDLFVEESESARKQRILAQEIESLHKVIGELTVENSYLKKKFTEISKKDRVRFIEKDSDLSIRKQADLLGICRSSLYYRPIINNESEVANLIQEVYLASDCRYGYRKITAEIIASGVVVNHKKILRIMKKMKISGLYCRKRCNTSIKEKKHKIYPYLLKDLIICRVNQVWATDITYIMVEGKFIYFVAIMDLYSRYIIAHSLSPYLDAGFCLYTLKEALKQGKPEIFNSDQGVQFTSYNFIMELERANIKISMDHKGRCFDNIFVERLWRTLKQEAIYYYRPNSIRDLNLIINDFVAWYNYRRRHQTLHYKVPADLYYHKQ, translated from the exons ATGGCAACAAAAAAATATGAACCAGAGTTAAAAGCAAAGATAGCTTTGGAAGCAATAAAAAATCAAAAAAGCACAGCTGAGATATGTAGTGAATATAAAATACCATCAACAAATCTATATGATTGGCGTGATAGAGTATTGGCAAGGTTAAAAGACCTATTTGTTGAAGAAAGTGAAAGTGCGAGAAAACAAAGAATCTTAGCGCAAGAAATAGAAAGTTTACATAAAGTAATAGGAGAATTGACAGTGGAAAATAGCTATTTGAAAAAAAAAT TTACTGAAATAAGCAAAAAAGATAGAGTAAGGTTTATAGAAAAAGATTCTGATCTGTCAATTAGGAAACAGGCTGATTTATTGGGGATTTGCAGATCTAGCCTATATTATAGGCCTATAATTAATAACGAAAGTGAAGTAGCAAATTTGATTCAAGAAGTATATTTGGCTTCTGATTGCCGTTATGGATATCGTAAAATTACTGCTGAAATCATAGCGAGTGGAGTAGTAGTCAATCACAAAAAAATCTTAAGAATTATGAAAAAAATGAAGATTAGTGGGCTGTATTGTAGAAAAAGATGTAATACAAGTATTAAAGAAAAAAAGCATAAAATATATCCTTATTTACTCAAAGATTTGATTATTTGTAGAGTTAATCAGGTATGGGCTACTGATATAACATATATTATGGTAGAAGGTAAGTTTATCTATTTTGTGGCAATAATGGACTTGTATAGTCGCTATATTATTGCTCATTCATTATCACCATATCTCGATGCTGGATTTTGCCTTTATACTCTCAAAGAAGCTCTAAAACAAGGTAAACCTGAGATTTTTAATAGTGATCAGGGGGTGCAGTTTACTAGCTACAACTTTATTATGGAATTAGAGCGTGCTAATATTAAAATCAGTATGGACCATAAAGGACGTTGCTTCGACAATATATTTGTTGAGCGCTTATGGAGAACTTTAAAGCAAGAAGCTATATATTATTATAGACCAAATAGTATCAGAGATTTAAATCTTATAATAAATGATTTTGTTGCTTGGTATAACTATAGAAGGCGACATCAGACTCTACATTATAAAGTTCCTGCTGATCTTTATTATCATAAACAGTAA
- a CDS encoding DnaB-like helicase C-terminal domain-containing protein gives MDQEGGLRVDEDVRPIFDYLKDYRDYIDKRLANPDEIEGITTGIKELDTITGGFKEGELSVLAARTSIGKTSIALHMALEAAKLLNV, from the coding sequence ATGGATCAGGAAGGAGGGCTCAGGGTCGATGAGGACGTAAGGCCAATATTTGATTATCTCAAAGACTACAGAGACTACATCGATAAACGGCTAGCAAACCCCGACGAAATAGAAGGTATAACCACAGGAATAAAGGAGCTTGACACGATAACTGGTGGCTTCAAAGAGGGAGAGTTATCCGTGCTTGCAGCACGCACTTCAATTGGTAAGACCTCAATAGCACTACACATGGCTCTAGAGGCCGCAAAGCTCTTAAATGTATAA
- a CDS encoding type II toxin-antitoxin system RelE family toxin: MGLEHYKVKSLKSVVERDLPNLQKTIRLRIQKAIKERLTVDPINLGEPLHHNLKGHRRLRVGEYRIIYRVNQLEQIVTITEIGHRCDIYKK; encoded by the coding sequence GTGGGATTAGAGCATTATAAAGTTAAGTCTCTCAAAAGTGTTGTTGAAAGAGATTTACCAAACCTTCAAAAAACAATAAGGCTAAGAATCCAAAAGGCTATAAAAGAACGTCTTACAGTTGACCCAATAAACCTCGGTGAACCATTACATCATAACCTAAAAGGACATAGAAGACTAAGAGTTGGTGAATATCGTATAATTTATAGAGTAAATCAATTAGAACAAATAGTAACTATCACAGAGATAGGACATAGATGTGATATTTATAAAAAATAA
- a CDS encoding ribonucleotide-diphosphate reductase subunit beta, with translation MSLLEADPIYKPFNYPWAYDAWLQQQRIHWIPEEVPLADDVKDWKTKLSNVEKNLLTQIFRFFTQADIEVNNCYMRHYSNIFKPTEICMMLASFSNMETIHIAAYSYLLDTIGMPESEYQAFLKYDSMRKKYEYMLEFEESKKHDKKHVAKTLAVFGAFTEGLQLFASFAILLNFQRFGKMKGMGQIIAWSARDETLHTNSIIMLFNTFIKENNEIWDDEFKEELCSACRTIVELEDEFIKLAFDFGDVEGLSAEEVRNYIRYIANRRLTQLGLQSIYNVKDNPIPWLDEILNGVEHTNFFENRVTEYSRAATQGTWEEAFAKNDTKSEEQ, from the coding sequence ATGTCATTGCTAGAAGCAGATCCAATATACAAGCCTTTTAATTATCCTTGGGCATATGATGCATGGTTGCAGCAACAAAGGATACACTGGATACCTGAAGAAGTTCCGCTTGCTGATGATGTAAAAGATTGGAAAACTAAACTTTCAAATGTGGAGAAAAATTTATTGACCCAGATTTTTAGGTTTTTTACTCAAGCAGATATTGAAGTAAATAACTGCTATATGAGGCATTATTCAAATATATTTAAACCAACAGAAATATGTATGATGCTTGCAAGCTTTTCTAATATGGAGACTATACACATTGCAGCCTATTCATACCTTCTAGATACGATTGGCATGCCAGAAAGTGAATATCAAGCATTCTTAAAATATGATTCTATGAGAAAGAAGTATGAATACATGTTAGAATTTGAGGAAAGTAAAAAGCACGATAAAAAACATGTTGCTAAAACTTTAGCAGTATTTGGTGCCTTCACTGAAGGGTTGCAGTTATTTGCATCATTTGCAATTTTGCTCAATTTTCAACGCTTTGGAAAAATGAAAGGCATGGGACAAATAATCGCTTGGTCAGCTCGTGATGAAACTTTGCACACCAATTCAATTATCATGTTATTTAATACGTTTATTAAAGAGAATAATGAAATCTGGGACGACGAATTTAAAGAGGAATTATGTTCTGCATGTCGCACTATTGTTGAGCTTGAGGATGAGTTTATAAAGCTTGCTTTTGATTTCGGAGATGTTGAAGGACTATCTGCAGAAGAAGTGCGCAATTATATACGCTACATAGCAAACAGACGGTTAACGCAACTGGGTCTTCAATCTATATATAATGTTAAAGATAACCCTATTCCGTGGCTTGATGAAATACTAAATGGCGTAGAACATACAAATTTCTTTGAAAATAGAGTAACAGAGTATAGCCGCGCAGCAACTCAAGGCACTTGGGAGGAAGCTTTTGCTAAAAACGATACAAAAAGTGAAGAGCAGTAA
- a CDS encoding outer membrane protein assembly factor BamE — translation MRVLIFFALLFLVSCTHTIHNHGAPGISVELWSKIKVGDDKEKVVHTLGSPTLVSKFDDNVWYYISYKIKQANFLGKRKYSSKSLQISFNQNDEVTDIREINVAERSLAVVD, via the coding sequence ATGCGAGTATTAATATTTTTTGCTTTATTGTTTTTAGTGAGCTGCACTCACACTATTCACAATCACGGAGCTCCTGGCATTAGTGTTGAATTGTGGAGCAAGATAAAAGTAGGTGACGATAAAGAAAAAGTGGTTCACACTTTAGGATCACCAACATTAGTATCAAAGTTCGATGACAATGTTTGGTACTATATCTCATATAAAATTAAACAAGCTAACTTCTTGGGAAAAAGGAAGTACAGTAGTAAGTCTTTGCAAATTTCGTTTAATCAGAATGACGAAGTTACAGATATAAGAGAAATCAACGTTGCAGAAAGGTCTTTAGCTGTTGTTGATTGA
- the recO gene encoding DNA repair protein RecO, producing the protein MRWKDEGVIIAAKKYGDKNLILSLFTKNHGKCRGLTRLTNNSNYKFQISNLLHAEWSAKLPENLGFLKCELIESPLHHFFQDRLKSIAIVSFSSILEKVLPESESCTKLYDNFKHFIDVIKHNSQFWQSYYLNLELLLLTQLGFKLDLSKCAVTGVKENLQFISPKTGRAVSKKVGDCYADKLLPFPQMLHDVYNNNLQNSYSYQEFRLGLKITGYFLNKYLFLQLNAKFPELRNFMLSFES; encoded by the coding sequence ATGAGATGGAAAGATGAAGGTGTTATTATAGCTGCTAAAAAATACGGTGATAAAAATTTAATTCTTTCTCTATTTACAAAAAATCATGGAAAGTGCAGAGGATTAACTAGGTTAACAAATAATAGTAATTATAAGTTTCAAATAAGCAATCTATTACATGCAGAATGGAGTGCTAAATTACCTGAAAATCTAGGTTTTTTAAAGTGCGAATTGATTGAATCTCCACTTCATCATTTCTTTCAAGATAGGTTAAAAAGCATTGCTATTGTTTCTTTCTCGTCTATATTAGAAAAAGTGCTTCCAGAAAGTGAATCCTGTACCAAGTTGTATGATAATTTTAAACACTTCATCGATGTAATAAAACACAATAGCCAATTTTGGCAAAGTTATTACCTTAACTTAGAGCTTCTGCTTCTTACGCAACTTGGATTTAAGTTAGACCTATCAAAATGTGCTGTAACAGGTGTGAAAGAAAATCTACAGTTTATTTCTCCAAAAACTGGTAGAGCAGTGTCAAAAAAAGTAGGTGACTGTTATGCAGATAAATTACTACCTTTTCCACAGATGTTGCATGATGTATACAATAACAACCTACAAAATAGCTACTCATATCAAGAATTCAGACTAGGGCTAAAAATTACAGGGTATTTTTTAAATAAATATCTATTTCTACAGTTAAATGCGAAATTTCCGGAGTTGAGAAATTTTATGCTATCATTTGAATCTTAG
- a CDS encoding PleD family two-component system response regulator: MTAKILVVDDIPSNVKLLEAQLKAEYYTVIVAHDGEEAIDLVKKQQPDIILLDVMMPKMSGFEVCKQLKNDPLTTYIPIIMVTALHDTHDRVQGINAGADDFLTKPIDETALSARIKSLVRLKMIIDELCLRGETNAEIGGVAESSIMDYSNQIFDANILVVDEDTFQAEQINNVLKQRFRSIKILHDPKEALKVGIKDNYDLIISDMQFSKTDGLRLCSKFRSKVETRYTPILILSEDYDKSNLVKALDVGANDYLTVPLDESELIARVNSQVKRKRYQDALRMNLFNNVEMSIKDPLTNCYNRRYFDAHLRNIVKDSVEKDRSLSLMILDIDYFKMVNDNFGHNAGDEFLKEIQKRISENIRVTDLLARFGGEEFVVVMPDTSVSDAYTIAERIRKIIAKEPILVGKNTTHNVTVSIGVSAMQRSDLDDVKKFIVRADKYLYKAKNSGRNRVITG; this comes from the coding sequence ATGACAGCAAAGATCCTAGTAGTAGATGATATACCTTCTAATGTTAAACTTTTAGAAGCTCAGCTAAAAGCAGAGTACTATACAGTTATAGTAGCTCATGATGGCGAGGAGGCGATAGATTTAGTAAAGAAACAGCAGCCAGATATTATCTTACTTGATGTCATGATGCCAAAAATGAGTGGTTTTGAGGTTTGTAAGCAGCTAAAGAATGATCCCTTAACGACTTATATTCCAATAATTATGGTAACTGCGCTGCATGACACTCATGATAGAGTGCAAGGAATTAATGCTGGTGCGGATGACTTTCTAACTAAGCCGATAGATGAAACTGCTTTATCTGCAAGAATTAAGTCTCTTGTGCGCTTAAAGATGATAATAGACGAGTTGTGCTTGAGAGGAGAAACTAATGCTGAGATTGGTGGGGTAGCAGAAAGCAGTATTATGGATTATTCTAATCAGATTTTTGATGCTAACATACTTGTTGTAGATGAGGACACTTTTCAAGCAGAGCAGATAAATAATGTTCTAAAGCAACGCTTCAGATCAATTAAAATACTGCACGATCCAAAAGAAGCATTGAAGGTTGGTATTAAGGATAATTACGACTTGATTATTTCTGACATGCAATTTTCAAAAACTGATGGCCTACGTTTGTGTTCTAAGTTTCGTAGTAAAGTAGAAACACGTTATACACCAATTCTGATCCTTTCTGAAGATTATGATAAAAGCAATTTAGTAAAGGCACTTGATGTAGGTGCTAATGATTATTTAACAGTACCTTTAGATGAGAGTGAATTAATAGCTAGGGTTAATTCGCAAGTGAAACGCAAAAGATATCAAGATGCCTTGAGAATGAATTTATTTAATAATGTGGAGATGTCTATAAAGGATCCATTAACTAACTGTTATAATAGAAGATATTTTGATGCACACTTAAGAAATATTGTTAAGGATTCTGTGGAAAAAGATAGAAGTTTATCCCTTATGATACTTGATATAGATTATTTTAAGATGGTGAATGATAACTTTGGGCATAATGCTGGAGATGAATTTTTAAAGGAAATACAGAAAAGAATTTCTGAAAATATCAGAGTGACAGATTTGCTGGCTAGGTTTGGTGGTGAGGAATTTGTTGTTGTAATGCCAGATACCAGTGTATCAGATGCGTATACTATTGCAGAGAGAATACGAAAAATTATTGCCAAAGAACCTATACTTGTGGGTAAAAATACAACCCATAATGTAACTGTGAGCATTGGAGTTTCAGCAATGCAAAGATCTGACCTTGATGATGTTAAAAAATTTATAGTACGTGCTGACAAATATTTATATAAAGCAAAAAACAGTGGTAGAAATAGAGTGATTACTGGTTGA